A portion of the Patagioenas fasciata isolate bPatFas1 chromosome W, bPatFas1.hap1, whole genome shotgun sequence genome contains these proteins:
- the LOC136114544 gene encoding uncharacterized protein produces MRQTRRDGVGERQPPVPLALPRRDEPAETAPAWLPLTELPKPPAAAVTPRGGGERDRAAVTGTESAFPLSCVRLSAAAGGPSRPETAVAAVRAQRSDAGKGFAAAATATQCWITSAGPSHRGASGCRCAVPASAQRTLCRAADFSREIFGGSAGSGAVGQRVFGSENESAEGVSLPKGPINPSAAPSRSGKAPISAHPAPRPPPPAAAAPPAPRPAPRPRPPRPGGARGTGRAQAQTRQPKRALHGSDPASRCSRHAPLLDLSFHRDETPDLEEEASLLLLPALQIPAPASDSPSKQGPKSSTQSQLLLPSGAPHGSGRSR; encoded by the exons ATGCGGCAAACGAGGAGAGACGGAGTTGGGGAAAGACAGCCCCCGGTGCCACTGGCGTTGCCCAGGCGGGACGAGCCGGCAGAGACGGCCCCAGCGTGGCTCCCACTCACCGAGCTGCCAAAGCCCCCAGCAGCAGCCGTGACTCCCCGCGGGGGCGGGGAGCGGGACCGGGCAGCGGTTACCG GGACGGAGTCGGCCTTCCCGCTGTCGTGCGTCCGTCTGTCCGCAGCGGCGGGCGGCCCGTCGCGGCCAGAGACGGCGGTTGCCGCAGTGAGAGCGCAGAGGAGTGATGCTGGGAAGGGATTCGCCGCCGCTGCCACCGCGACGCAGTGTTGGATTACCTCTGCCGGGCCCAGCCACCGCGGGGCCAGCGGGTGCCGCTGCGCTGTGCCCGCTTCTGCGCAGCGCACGCTATGTCGGGCCGCTGACTTCAGTCGGGAGATATTTGGAGGCTCCGCGGGGTCCGGTGCAGTGGGTCAGCGTGTGTTTGGCTCTGAAAACGAATCAGCGGAGGGCGTGTCACTGCCAAAGGGACCTATAAATCCATCTGCGGCGCCGAGTCGCTCTGGAAAAGCCCCCATATCCGCGCATCCAGCTCCGCGCCCCCCTCCGCCCGCGGCTGCGGCGCCCCCCGCGCCTCGCCCAGCCCCGCGCCCCCGCCCGCCGAGACCCGGCGGTGCCCGGGGAACCGGGCGCGCGCAAGCCCAGACGAGGCAGCCGAAGCGGGCTCTCCACGGCTCTGACCCGGCTTCCCGCTGCTCCCGCCACGCTCCCCTCTTGGATCTAAGCTTTCACCGCGACGAGACCCCCGATCTGGAGGAGGAAGCCTCGCTGCTGCTGCTACCGGCTCTACAAATCCCAGCACCGGCCTCTGATTCTCCCAGCAAG CAAGGTCCCAagagcagcacccagagccagCTCCTGCTGCCAAGCGGCGCTCCCCACGGCTCGGGCCGCTCCCGCTGA